Genomic DNA from Alphaproteobacteria bacterium PA2:
TCCGAACAGTCCCAGGAGCGCACCCACGAGGGCGCCGCTCAGGAGCGATGAAACGATCATGTAGGTCGTCATGAACTGCCGCCGATCACGCTTGAATATTCATATATTCGCATATATGTTATTTACGCCATCATCAAGCTGAGAGTTTTCCGATGAGTTCCCCCGTCGACAGTGTTGTTTCCCGCGCCAGCGCCCTGATTTCCAATGGGCTGACCGATCCGGGGCAGCGCCCGCTGGTCAAGGCGTTCTTCGATGAAGCGACCTTCACGGTCAGCTATGTGGTCCGGGATCCTGGATCATCGGCCTGCGCCATCATCGACAGTGTTCTGGACTATGACGCTGCTTCAGGACGCACATCCTACAGGTCTGCGGATCAGATCAGCGCCTTCATCAAGGAAGGTAACCTCGATGTGGTCTGGCAACTGGAAACCCATGCCCATGCCGACCACCTGTCAGCAGCGCCCTATCTCCAGAGCGCCCATGGCGGTCGCCTGGCGATTGGCGGCCTGATCACCCGGGTGCAGGAAACCTTCGGGACCCTCTTCAACGCCGGCCCGGACTTCGCCCGCGATGGCAGCCAGTTTGACCACCTGTTTCAGGACGGCGATGCCTTCGGGATTGGCGGCCTGAAGGCCATGGCCCTGCATGTGCCCGGTCATACACCGGCCTGCATGGCCTATGTGATCGGCGATGCGGTCTTTGTTGGCGATACGCTCTTCATGCCTGACTATGGGACCGCCCGCTGCGATTTTCCGGGCGGAAGCGCCAGCACGCTCTTCCAGTCCATTCAGCGCCTTCTCTCACTGCCGCAGCAGGCCCGCGTCTTTCTCTGTCATGACTACAAGGCCGAGGGACGCGACACCTTCGCCTGGGAGACAACAATCGGGGATCAAGCTCGCGACAATGTCCATCTCGCCGCCGGGACCACTGAGGCCGAGTTCGTCGCCCTTCGCCAGGCGCGCGACAGTCAGCTGGGCATGCCCCGTCTCATCATGCCGTCCGTGCAGGTGAACATGCGTGGGGGACACCTGCCAGAGGCGGAAGATAATGGGGTGCGCTATCTGAAGATCCCGCTGAACGCTGTCTGAGTACGGGACAGTCTGGCCTGCGGTGGCATATCGCCAGCCGCAGGCCGGCACTGCTATTTGAAGGCTACACCAGGGGCGATCCCCAGCTTCTTGAAGACGATCGCCGCCGGGCAGAACCCGGTGACTGAGGTCTGGAGCGCATTCAGTCCTGCAAAGATGGTCAGCCCGATCCACCAGGGATGGACATAGTGCGCCAGGGCGACGCCCAACAGGATGACGCATCCCAGGAAGGCAAAGACAGCTCGATCAAGGGTCATTCGGGCATCTCCATATGTGCTGGCGTCAGACGCCTGCGAGGGCCTGGCGCGTCCTGGCGACGATCTGTTGGGTGCTCATCAGGCCAGCCGACCTTGCGATTGGCTTGCCGTCCCGAAAGAGCAGAAGGGCCGGGATTCCAGAGACGCCGAGGTCCGAGGCAGCCTGGGGCTCGGCCTCTGAATTCAGCTTCAGCAGACGGACATCGGGTTCGAGCACCTTCGAAGCAGCAGCGAAGTTGGGGGACATGGCCCGGCATGGGCCGCACCAGGGCGCCCACACGTCCACGAGGACCGCCGCACCCTTTGTGGACGCCCGATGGGCGGCCAGACCCTTGCCGGTGACCTCGACCGGTTGGCCGCTGAAGACCTTTTCCCCGCAGCGACCACACTTGGCGGACAGGGGATCTCTGTCTTCAGGCGACCTGTTCGCCGTACCACAGGCCGGACAGACGAACTGGCGCATGACTACTCCTTGATCTTCCGCAGACCCATGACCTCCAAGGCCAGCTTTTCATAGAAGGGTTCGCTCTCCCCGCGCTTGATCTTGCCCAGGAAGTATTTTTCGAACCCGACCTTGGCCAGGTGGACCCACTTGCCGCTGGCCGACCAGTTGACGTTCCGCGGCGGGATCTGGGGCTGGGCGACAAAGGCGACGCCGCCGTCTCCGAAGTCTGCCAGGCAGAAGGCGTTCCAGGTAGCCTCATGGGTTGGCGCCTTGCCGTCCAAGATTTCACCCATGTTGTGGGCGATGGCGGTCACCATGCTCTCGATCATGAAACCCGTCTTGGGAACTCCGACCGGGACAGCGGTCTTGCCGGTTGGAGCGATCGCTACACAGACGCCGAGACCGAAAACGTTCGGGAAGGTCGGATTGCGCTGGTGTTTGTCGATGATGATGAAGCCACGAGGATTGGTCAGGCCTTCCACACCCCGGACAGCCCCGACGCCGCGAAAGGCCGGGAGCATCATGGAGTAGGCGAAGGGAAGGTCGTGGGTCTGCTTGACCGATCCGTCTTCATTGATTTCCTCGGCATGCATGACGCGGGCCTCGACCGAGGTGACCTTGGCGTTTGTCACCCACTTGATGTGCCGCTCGCGCATCTCGCTTTCGAGCAGGCCCTTGGTGTCGCCAACGCCGTCCAGCCCGAGGTGGCCCACATAGGGCTCAGACGTAACAAAGGTCATGGGCACCTTGTCGCGGATCTTGCGACGCCGAAGCTCGGTGTCGAGGATCATGGCGAATTCATAGGCTGGCCCGAAGCATGAGGCGCCCTGCACAGCGCCCACGACGATTGGGCCGGGAGATTGCACGAATTTGTCGAAAGCGGCCGCCGCAGACTCCGCATGATCCACATGACAGATGGACTGGGTAAAGCCGCCGTTTGGCCCGAGGCCCGGGATTTCATCGAAGGCGAGATCCGGCCCGGTGGCGATGATCAGGTAGTCATAGTCGACGGTCGCGCCATCATTCAGGATCAGCTGGTTCTTGTCGGGGACAACCTGCCTGGCGCCAACTCCGCTGAAGGCGACTCCCCGCTTCTGGAAGACCGGGGGCAGCTTGACCTCGATAGCGTTCCGCTTGCGCCAGTGAACCGCAACCCATGGATTCGAGGGAACAAAGTGAAAGGTGTCACCCTGGGACACGACGCTGACCTCGGCCTTGTCGCCGACAGCGTCCTTGACCTCGAAGGCTGCAATCGCTCCGCCCAGACCAGCGCCCAGGATCACAATTCTTGGCTTCGACATGGCTTGTCTCCTTGCTCGCTGGCCCCGGCCCGACGGGCGGTCTTGCCTGGGGCCCAGATCGGCTAACGCTCCACCGTGCGAAAAGGTCCGATGTCACACCGACATTGCTTGACTTAATATGTGCATACATGAATATACGCAACTATGAAATTAGATGCTCTCGCCATGAAGGCTTCGGCGGATGACGCCTGCGACCTGTTGAAGGCCCTGGCCAACCCGCACAGGCTTATGATCGTCTGCACCCTGATTGAGGGAGAGCAGTCCGTCGGCGCCCTGGCGCAAATGCTGGGGGTACGGGAGACCCTTGCCTCACAGCATCTCGGTCTCTTGCGCCGGGATGGCGTTGTCGCCGCCCGCCGGGACGGCCAGACCATCTATTACGGACTTCAGTGCGGCCAGGCCCGCGCTGTGGTCGAGACCCTTTCAAACCTTTTCTGTGCGGTCCCTGACCTCGCCCAAGCCTGAGGAGCAATCAACATGTTCGGCGCCCCCAAGACCAAGGATCTCACCCCCCAGCAGGTTCAGGCTGGCCTTGATGCAGGACAGATCCTGCTGATCGATGTGCGCGAGCCCGACGAATTCGTCGCCGAACGCATTGCGGGTTCAGTGAACGCGCCCCTGTCGCGGCTCGCGCCGGCAGACCTCCCAAAGGCCGACGGCAAGACCGTTGTCCTGCAATGCGCCGGTGGCAAGCGTTCGGCCATGGCGGTGGAAAAGTGCTGCAAGGCCGGTGAGTTGATCGAGACCCATCTGGCCGGCGGTCTCGCGGCCTGGAAGGCCGCTGGTTTGCCGACGGTCAAGGGCTAGGCGCGGCAAGTCGTAACGGATCGGGGAGAAGCGTCATGGCGTCCAGGCTTGGACTGTTCAGCGCCTTGGGCGCTGTCCTGCTGATCGGCGGCTGTGGCGAGGCCCGCGCTCCTGCGCCTGCAGTAGCAAAGGCCGCGAAGGCAGATCAACTGACTGTCCGCAGCCAACGGGTCGGGGACTACAAGCCCGTGCCCGCCACCCTGACGACCCGGGACATGGCTGAGGCCCGCGCCCGGATCTCCGGGATACTGGTCAGCCTCGATGTGAAGGAGGGGGACCTTGTCCGCCAGGGTCAGGTGATCGCACGGGTCAAGGACGACCATCTGACCCTTCAGACCGGCGCCTTCGACGCGCAGGTCAACGCCGCTGCTGCTGAGGCCGCCCGCGCCCAGGCAGATCTGGCTCGGACCCGCGCCCTGTTCGCTCAGGGCATCTACGCCCAGGCGCGCCTGGACCAGGTGGAAGCCCAGGCCAAGGCCGCCAGCGCCAATCTCGCCTCTGCCCGCGCCCTTCGTGGAGCAAGCGCCGAGCTGGGCGCCCAGGGCGCTGTGCTGGCGCCTGCAGCGGGCAGGGTGCTGGTCGCCGACGTCCCTGTGGGGTCGGTGGTCATGCCGGGGCAATCCCTGGCCAGGATCACCGCCGGTCCCATGATCATCCGGATCGAGCTGCCGGAAGGCCAGGCCCGCGCCCTGAAGGTCGGCGACAGCGTTGAGCTTGAGCCTGAGGACCTCCGCGGTCTGGCCCGGCGTGGCGTCATCATCCAGGTCTATCCGTCCATCACCGGTGGCCAGGTGACCGCCGACGTCAGTGCTGAAGGACTGCCGCAGGACCTCATCGGCCAGCGGGTGCGGACCCGGGTCAAGGTCGGCGCGCGACAGGCGATGGTCATTCCCCGCAAGTATGTGTCGACCCGCTATGGGATCGACTATGCCCGCCTGGTCCGCGCCGACCAATCAGTGTCCGAGACGCCGATACAGACAACGGCCGGACCCACCGATGACACCCTGGAGGTGCTGTCAGGTCTTCGGGCCGGCGACGTCCTGACTCCGGTCGGAGCTGCCAGATGAACCTTGGCCTCTCGGGCCGGCTGACCCGGGCGACCATAGGTTCGCCCCTGACGCCCCTGTTCCTGCTGGCCGCCATTGCTGTCGGCTTGCTTGCCCTGGTCTCGATCCCGCGGGAAGAAGAACCCCAGATCAGCGTGCCCATGGTCGACATCATGGTGGCTGCACCCGGCCTGCGTGCGCCGGACGCAGTTGAACTGGTGGGCAAGCCCCTTGAGACCATCGTCAAGAGCGTGGCGGATGTGGAGCACGTCTACACCTTCGCCGACGACAACCAGGTCATGGTGACCGCCAGGTTCAAGGTCGGCGTCGATCCTGACGCCGCCGCCGTGCGCATCCACGAGAAAATCCGCGCCAACTATGACCGGATACCCGACGGCATTCCCGAGCCCCTGATCCAGACCCGGGGCATCAATGATGTGCCCAGTCTTGTCCTGACCCTGTCCCCCAAGCCCGATGCGGCCGGACAGTGGACCGATCAGGCGCTCTTCGACCTTGCGGGCAAGCTGCGCAACGAGGTGTCCAAGGTCGATGATGTGGGACTGACCTTCCCGGTCGGCGGCCGCCCCCAGGAAATCCGCATAGAACCTGATCCCGCCCGGCTGGCCCAGCACGGGGTGTCCCTGGGCGCCTTGATGGATACGGTCCGTCAGGCCAACCGCGCCTTCCCGGCCGGTCAGGTCCGCAATGGCGGTGAAGCCGTCGATGTCATGGCCGGGCGCACCCTGGCCAGCGCGACCGAGATCGGGCTCATCGCCCTGCCTTCGGTCCGCGGCGAGAGCGTCTACGTCCGCGATGTCGCCAAGGTAATCGAGGCGCCCCGCGAGGATCAGGCGAGGGCCTGGCGTTATGCCCGGGTCGGTCAGGCCTGGAGTGAGACCCCCGCCGTCAGCCTGGCCATCGCCAAGCGCAAGGGCGCCAACGCCGTCGTTGTCTCCCAGGCAGTGCTGGCCCGGGTTGAGGCCCTGAAGGGGTCTCTCCTGCCTGACAGCCTCGACGTAGCCATAACCCGCGACTATGGCGCGACGGCCAATGAGAAGGCCAATGAGCTGCTCTTCCACCTGGGTCTGGCGACCCTCTCCATCGTCGTCCTGATCGGATTCGCCATCGGCTGGCGGGAGGCGGCTGTCACGGCGGTGGTCATTCCCACCACCATCCTCCTGACCCTCTTTGCTTCGAACCTGCTGGGCTACACCATCAACCGGGTCAGCCTGTTCGCCCTGATCTTTTCGATCGGCATCCTGGTGGACGACGCCATTGTGATGATCGAGAACATTGCCCGGCACTGGGCCATGGCCGATAACCGCAGCCGGGTCGACGCCGCTGTCGACGCCGTCGCCGAGGTCGGAAATCCCACCGTTGTCGCCACCCTGACGGTGGTTACGGCCCTGCTGCCCATGCTGTTCGTTTCGGGTCTGATGGGCCCCTACATGGCGCCGATCCCGATCAACGCCTCAGCCGCCATGGTGTTCTCATTCTTCGTCGCCGTGGTTATCGCCCCATGGCTGATGGTCCGCTTCGCCAGAAAGACCCTCAAGGGCGGCGCCAGTCATCATGATGAAGGCAGGCTCGGCGCCATCTACCGCAAGTTGGCGGCAAAGGTTATCGGGACCCGTAAGGCGGCCTGGACCTTCCTGATCGGTGTAGGGGTCGCGACCCTGGTGGCCTGCGCCATGTTCGCCACAAGGACCGT
This window encodes:
- a CDS encoding MBL fold metallo-hydrolase, producing MSSPVDSVVSRASALISNGLTDPGQRPLVKAFFDEATFTVSYVVRDPGSSACAIIDSVLDYDAASGRTSYRSADQISAFIKEGNLDVVWQLETHAHADHLSAAPYLQSAHGGRLAIGGLITRVQETFGTLFNAGPDFARDGSQFDHLFQDGDAFGIGGLKAMALHVPGHTPACMAYVIGDAVFVGDTLFMPDYGTARCDFPGGSASTLFQSIQRLLSLPQQARVFLCHDYKAEGRDTFAWETTIGDQARDNVHLAAGTTEAEFVALRQARDSQLGMPRLIMPSVQVNMRGGHLPEAEDNGVRYLKIPLNAV
- a CDS encoding sulfurtransferase produces the protein MTLDRAVFAFLGCVILLGVALAHYVHPWWIGLTIFAGLNALQTSVTGFCPAAIVFKKLGIAPGVAFK
- a CDS encoding thiol reductase thioredoxin yields the protein MRQFVCPACGTANRSPEDRDPLSAKCGRCGEKVFSGQPVEVTGKGLAAHRASTKGAAVLVDVWAPWCGPCRAMSPNFAAASKVLEPDVRLLKLNSEAEPQAASDLGVSGIPALLLFRDGKPIARSAGLMSTQQIVARTRQALAGV
- a CDS encoding pyridine nucleotide-disulfide oxidoreductase, whose amino-acid sequence is MSKPRIVILGAGLGGAIAAFEVKDAVGDKAEVSVVSQGDTFHFVPSNPWVAVHWRKRNAIEVKLPPVFQKRGVAFSGVGARQVVPDKNQLILNDGATVDYDYLIIATGPDLAFDEIPGLGPNGGFTQSICHVDHAESAAAAFDKFVQSPGPIVVGAVQGASCFGPAYEFAMILDTELRRRKIRDKVPMTFVTSEPYVGHLGLDGVGDTKGLLESEMRERHIKWVTNAKVTSVEARVMHAEEINEDGSVKQTHDLPFAYSMMLPAFRGVGAVRGVEGLTNPRGFIIIDKHQRNPTFPNVFGLGVCVAIAPTGKTAVPVGVPKTGFMIESMVTAIAHNMGEILDGKAPTHEATWNAFCLADFGDGGVAFVAQPQIPPRNVNWSASGKWVHLAKVGFEKYFLGKIKRGESEPFYEKLALEVMGLRKIKE
- a CDS encoding transcriptional regulator, whose protein sequence is MKLDALAMKASADDACDLLKALANPHRLMIVCTLIEGEQSVGALAQMLGVRETLASQHLGLLRRDGVVAARRDGQTIYYGLQCGQARAVVETLSNLFCAVPDLAQA
- a CDS encoding sulfurtransferase translates to MFGAPKTKDLTPQQVQAGLDAGQILLIDVREPDEFVAERIAGSVNAPLSRLAPADLPKADGKTVVLQCAGGKRSAMAVEKCCKAGELIETHLAGGLAAWKAAGLPTVKG
- a CDS encoding efflux transporter periplasmic adaptor subunit, coding for MASRLGLFSALGAVLLIGGCGEARAPAPAVAKAAKADQLTVRSQRVGDYKPVPATLTTRDMAEARARISGILVSLDVKEGDLVRQGQVIARVKDDHLTLQTGAFDAQVNAAAAEAARAQADLARTRALFAQGIYAQARLDQVEAQAKAASANLASARALRGASAELGAQGAVLAPAAGRVLVADVPVGSVVMPGQSLARITAGPMIIRIELPEGQARALKVGDSVELEPEDLRGLARRGVIIQVYPSITGGQVTADVSAEGLPQDLIGQRVRTRVKVGARQAMVIPRKYVSTRYGIDYARLVRADQSVSETPIQTTAGPTDDTLEVLSGLRAGDVLTPVGAAR
- a CDS encoding multidrug transporter AcrB, producing the protein MNLGLSGRLTRATIGSPLTPLFLLAAIAVGLLALVSIPREEEPQISVPMVDIMVAAPGLRAPDAVELVGKPLETIVKSVADVEHVYTFADDNQVMVTARFKVGVDPDAAAVRIHEKIRANYDRIPDGIPEPLIQTRGINDVPSLVLTLSPKPDAAGQWTDQALFDLAGKLRNEVSKVDDVGLTFPVGGRPQEIRIEPDPARLAQHGVSLGALMDTVRQANRAFPAGQVRNGGEAVDVMAGRTLASATEIGLIALPSVRGESVYVRDVAKVIEAPREDQARAWRYARVGQAWSETPAVSLAIAKRKGANAVVVSQAVLARVEALKGSLLPDSLDVAITRDYGATANEKANELLFHLGLATLSIVVLIGFAIGWREAAVTAVVIPTTILLTLFASNLLGYTINRVSLFALIFSIGILVDDAIVMIENIARHWAMADNRSRVDAAVDAVAEVGNPTVVATLTVVTALLPMLFVSGLMGPYMAPIPINASAAMVFSFFVAVVIAPWLMVRFARKTLKGGASHHDEGRLGAIYRKLAAKVIGTRKAAWTFLIGVGVATLVACAMFATRTVTVKLLPFDNKSELQVVLDMPEGTSLEATQRALSDAAVMARSLPEVTAIDAFAGTASPFNFNGLVRHYYQRNRPEMGDLSVGLAAKDQRRRSSHAIALDLRSKLAGVVLPSGAAIKVVEAPPGPPVMATLLAEVYGPDAPTRRAVAERVKAAFHAVPYIVDIDDSYGQPRPSLRLVPDRDRLEALKVSDRDVYDSIAVALNGQVLGYAHRGAGRDPLEISVRLPQSARSWGEGLSSLPVAVSQGGGRLVSLGEVATATTEPGSTHIFRRDGRDVDMVMGELAGAYEAPIYGMMAVDRILKQADWKGAERPAILMHGQPTDESKPSVLWDGEWEITWVTFRDMGAAFGVAILGIYVLVVAQFKSFRLPLVILTPIPLTLVGIVIGHILFQAPFTATSMIGFIALAGIIVRNSILLVDFIRHSQGDGRPLREVLLEAGAIRFKPIVLTAAAAMIGAAVILTDPIFQGLAISLLFGLASSTLLTVLVIPAIYVVLRDDGVALPVQGK